In Janthinobacterium sp. J1-1, a single genomic region encodes these proteins:
- the tatC gene encoding twin-arginine translocase subunit TatC: MSSKSPVEETFISHLVELRDRLVKASIGIAVVCAVLFYWPGPAQIYDFIAAPMIASLPAGSKMIATGVISPFLVPMKVTLVISIIVALPWVLYQMWAFIAPGLYLHEKRLVAPLVISSSLLFMAGVAFCYFFVFGRVFHFISNFSPSSIAVTPDIENYLDFVMSMCLAFGATFEVPVVVVILVRMGLVSIAKLKEVRPYVIVGAFVIAAIVTPPDIVSQFALAVPMCLLFELGLLVSPMFVRATQAPEEAS; this comes from the coding sequence ATGAGTAGCAAATCTCCGGTGGAAGAAACTTTTATTTCGCATCTGGTCGAGTTGCGCGACCGCCTGGTCAAGGCTTCGATCGGCATCGCGGTGGTGTGCGCGGTGTTGTTCTATTGGCCCGGTCCCGCCCAGATCTACGACTTTATCGCCGCGCCGATGATCGCCTCGCTGCCGGCCGGTTCGAAAATGATCGCCACCGGCGTCATTTCGCCGTTCCTGGTGCCGATGAAGGTCACCCTGGTGATCTCCATCATCGTCGCCCTGCCGTGGGTGCTGTACCAGATGTGGGCATTTATCGCCCCAGGCCTGTATCTGCATGAAAAGCGGCTGGTCGCGCCACTGGTCATCTCGTCTTCGCTGCTGTTCATGGCCGGCGTGGCCTTCTGCTATTTCTTTGTATTTGGCCGCGTGTTTCATTTCATTAGCAATTTTTCACCATCGTCGATCGCGGTGACGCCCGATATTGAAAACTACCTCGATTTTGTCATGTCGATGTGCCTGGCCTTTGGCGCCACCTTCGAAGTACCGGTGGTGGTGGTGATCCTGGTGCGCATGGGCCTGGTCAGCATCGCCAAGCTCAAGGAAGTGCGCCCTTACGTGATCGTTGGCGCCTTCGTGATCGCCGCCATCGTCACGCCGCCCGACATCGTCAGCCAGTTCGCGCTGGCCGTCCCGATGTGCCTGCTGTTCGAACTGGGCCTGCTGGTGTCGCCGATGTTTGTCAGGGCCACCCAGGCGCCGGAAGAAGCGTCGTAG
- the tatB gene encoding Sec-independent protein translocase protein TatB, translating into MIDLGLSKIAIIGVVALIVIGPEKLPKVARMAGTLYGRAQRYLNQVKSEVTREIELEELKNLQKEVQEAADSVKQSVEKSMHGVENSISGSLAEVENAWRGDTSVYAAQDHDGHDAHEAMLRATQDDLARKAREFRRKKLVRNSAIPGWYKQRHGGKQHVQSAAARVARFRPRSASSPSSFYS; encoded by the coding sequence ATGATCGATCTCGGTCTCTCTAAAATCGCCATCATTGGCGTGGTGGCGCTGATCGTCATCGGTCCTGAAAAGCTGCCGAAGGTGGCGCGCATGGCCGGCACCTTGTATGGCCGGGCGCAACGTTACCTGAACCAGGTGAAATCCGAGGTCACGCGTGAAATCGAACTCGAAGAGCTGAAAAACCTGCAGAAGGAAGTGCAGGAGGCGGCCGATTCGGTCAAGCAAAGCGTGGAGAAATCCATGCATGGCGTGGAAAATTCGATTTCCGGCAGCCTGGCCGAGGTGGAAAACGCCTGGCGCGGCGATACTTCCGTGTATGCGGCGCAGGACCACGACGGCCACGACGCGCATGAAGCCATGTTGCGCGCCACCCAGGACGACCTGGCCCGCAAGGCGCGCGAGTTCCGTCGCAAGAAACTGGTACGCAATTCCGCCATTCCCGGCTGGTACAAACAGCGCCATGGCGGCAAGCAGCATGTGCAGTCGGCCGCGGCCCGCGTGGCGCGCTTCCGGCCGCGCAGCGCCTCCTCCCCATCGTCTTTTTACTCATGA
- the tatA gene encoding Sec-independent protein translocase subunit TatA: MGSLSIWHWLIVLVIVMLVFGTKKLGNMGGDIGKAVKGFKDGVKGDDEKPPANTPPVPPSQVADKSTIDVDTKEKSKF, from the coding sequence ATGGGTTCATTGAGTATTTGGCACTGGCTGATCGTTCTGGTGATCGTGATGCTGGTCTTTGGCACCAAGAAACTGGGCAATATGGGCGGTGATATCGGCAAGGCCGTCAAAGGCTTCAAGGATGGCGTCAAGGGCGACGATGAAAAACCGCCGGCGAACACCCCTCCCGTGCCACCATCGCAAGTGGCCGACAAGAGCACGATCGACGTCGACACGAAAGAGAAAAGCAAGTTCTGA
- a CDS encoding histidine triad nucleotide-binding protein, which translates to MDNCIFCKIAAKQIPSTIVYEDDDLLAFKDINPAAPVHLLLIPKRHVATLSDCDDSHVDLLGKLLRLAPRLAAEFGCAVSMDADGVPSGGFKTLINSGPDGGQEVYHLHLHMYGGPRPWRNQH; encoded by the coding sequence GTGGATAACTGTATTTTCTGCAAGATCGCCGCAAAACAGATTCCGTCGACCATCGTGTACGAGGACGACGACTTGCTGGCCTTTAAAGACATCAACCCGGCCGCCCCCGTGCATCTGCTGTTGATCCCGAAACGCCATGTGGCGACCCTGTCCGATTGCGACGACAGCCATGTGGACCTGCTGGGCAAGCTGTTGCGCCTGGCGCCCAGGCTGGCGGCCGAGTTCGGCTGCGCCGTCAGCATGGACGCCGATGGCGTGCCATCGGGCGGCTTCAAGACCCTGATCAACAGCGGTCCGGACGGCGGCCAGGAGGTGTACCACCTGCACCTGCACATGTATGGCGGCCCGCGTCCGTGGCGTAATCAGCATTGA
- a CDS encoding phosphoribosyl-ATP diphosphatase: protein MSETLKRLAAVIESRKLANGGDPATSYVARLFAKGDDAILKKIGEEATETVMAAKDARRDNDPSKVLYECADLWFHSLVMLAQFDLTPQQVLDELARREGLSGLEEKAARKDEQRDAGEADKH, encoded by the coding sequence ATGAGTGAAACCCTGAAACGTCTGGCCGCCGTGATCGAATCGCGCAAGCTGGCCAATGGCGGCGACCCGGCCACCTCCTATGTGGCGCGCCTGTTTGCCAAGGGCGACGATGCGATCCTGAAAAAAATCGGTGAAGAAGCGACGGAAACCGTGATGGCCGCCAAGGATGCGCGGCGCGACAACGATCCGTCCAAAGTGCTGTACGAATGCGCCGACCTGTGGTTTCATTCGCTGGTCATGCTGGCCCAGTTCGATTTGACGCCGCAGCAGGTGCTCGATGAACTGGCGCGCCGCGAAGGCCTGTCCGGCCTCGAGGAAAAAGCCGCGCGCAAGGATGAGCAGCGCGACGCCGGCGAAGCGGACAAACACTGA
- the hisI gene encoding phosphoribosyl-AMP cyclohydrolase, translating to MVASNAKWLKKVKWDEHGLVPVIAQEAGSNDVLMFAWMNRDALARTVELGEAVYWSRSRKKLWHKGEESGHTQKVLEIRLDCDEDVVLLKIEQTGGIACHTGRHSCFFQKFEGDEKTGEWQITEPVLQDPDTIYAHTKNK from the coding sequence ATGGTCGCAAGCAATGCAAAGTGGCTGAAAAAGGTCAAATGGGATGAGCACGGCCTGGTGCCCGTGATCGCGCAGGAAGCGGGCAGCAACGATGTGCTGATGTTCGCCTGGATGAACCGCGACGCGCTGGCGCGCACGGTGGAACTGGGCGAGGCCGTCTACTGGAGCCGTTCGCGTAAAAAACTGTGGCACAAGGGCGAGGAATCGGGCCACACGCAAAAGGTGCTGGAAATCCGCCTCGATTGCGATGAAGACGTGGTCTTGCTGAAAATCGAGCAAACCGGCGGCATCGCCTGCCATACCGGCCGCCATTCCTGCTTCTTCCAGAAGTTCGAGGGCGACGAAAAGACCGGCGAATGGCAGATCACCGAGCCGGTGCTGCAAGATCCCGATACCATTTACGCACACACGAAGAACAAATGA
- the hisF gene encoding imidazole glycerol phosphate synthase subunit HisF: MLAKRIIPCLDVTNGRVVKGVNFTELRDAGDPVEIARRYDEQGADEITFLDITASSDNRGLIFDIIEAVASQVFIPLTVGGGVRVVDDVRRLLNAGADKVSINTSAVTNPQLVYEASQKHGSQCIVVAIDAKQVSPGKWEVFTHGGRNATGLDAFEWARKMESLGAGEILLTSMDRDGTKIGFDLGLTRGVSDAVSIPVIASGGVGGLQDLADGIKLGRADAVLAASIFHYGQHTVQEAKRFMAQQGIPMRLV, encoded by the coding sequence ATGCTTGCAAAACGAATCATCCCCTGCCTGGACGTGACCAATGGCCGCGTCGTCAAGGGCGTCAATTTCACCGAGCTGCGCGACGCGGGCGACCCGGTGGAAATCGCGCGCCGCTATGACGAGCAGGGCGCCGACGAAATCACCTTCCTCGACATCACGGCATCGAGCGACAACCGCGGCCTGATCTTCGACATCATCGAAGCGGTCGCCTCGCAGGTCTTCATTCCGCTGACCGTCGGCGGTGGCGTGCGCGTGGTTGACGACGTGCGCCGCCTGCTCAACGCGGGTGCCGACAAGGTCAGCATCAACACCTCGGCCGTGACCAATCCGCAACTGGTGTACGAAGCGTCGCAAAAACATGGCTCGCAGTGCATCGTGGTGGCGATCGACGCCAAGCAGGTCTCGCCCGGCAAGTGGGAAGTATTTACCCATGGCGGGCGCAACGCCACCGGCCTCGACGCGTTCGAATGGGCGCGCAAGATGGAAAGCCTGGGCGCCGGCGAAATCCTGCTCACCAGCATGGACCGCGACGGCACGAAAATCGGCTTTGACCTGGGCCTGACGCGCGGCGTGTCCGATGCCGTCAGCATTCCCGTGATCGCCTCGGGCGGCGTGGGCGGCTTGCAGGACCTGGCCGACGGCATCAAGCTGGGCCGCGCCGACGCAGTGCTGGCCGCCAGCATCTTCCACTATGGCCAGCACACGGTGCAGGAAGCCAAGCGTTTCATGGCGCAGCAGGGCATTCCGATGCGCCTGGTTTAA
- the hisA gene encoding 1-(5-phosphoribosyl)-5-[(5-phosphoribosylamino)methylideneamino]imidazole-4-carboxamide isomerase: MLLIPAIDLKDGHCVRLKQGDMELATVFSEDPAEMARHWLMQGARRLHLVDLNGAFAGKPKNEGAVKAILKAVQDFAVEHDIDEIPVQLGGGIRDLDTIERYLDAGISYIIIGTAAVKSPGFLHDACGAFPGHIIVGLDAKDGKVATDGWSKMSGHEVIDLAKKFEAYGVESIIYTDIGRDGMMGGINIEATVKLAQAVKIPVIASGGLHNLGDVEALCAVQDEGIEGVICGRSIYEGTIDLASAQLRADELSGDLDVEDDAEA; the protein is encoded by the coding sequence ATGCTGCTTATTCCCGCCATCGACCTGAAAGACGGTCACTGCGTACGCCTGAAACAAGGCGATATGGAACTTGCCACCGTATTTTCCGAAGACCCGGCCGAAATGGCCCGCCATTGGCTGATGCAAGGCGCGCGGCGGCTGCATCTGGTCGACCTGAACGGCGCGTTTGCCGGCAAGCCGAAAAATGAAGGCGCCGTCAAGGCCATCCTGAAAGCCGTGCAAGATTTCGCGGTGGAACACGATATCGATGAAATTCCGGTGCAGCTGGGCGGCGGCATCCGCGACCTCGATACCATCGAGCGCTACCTGGACGCCGGCATCAGCTACATCATCATCGGCACGGCGGCCGTGAAAAGCCCGGGCTTTCTGCACGACGCCTGCGGCGCGTTCCCTGGCCATATCATCGTCGGCCTGGACGCCAAGGACGGCAAGGTGGCGACCGATGGCTGGAGCAAGATGTCGGGCCATGAAGTGATCGACCTGGCGAAAAAATTCGAAGCCTATGGCGTCGAATCGATCATTTACACGGATATCGGCCGCGACGGCATGATGGGCGGCATCAATATCGAAGCCACCGTCAAGCTGGCGCAAGCGGTGAAGATTCCCGTGATCGCCTCGGGCGGCCTGCACAACCTGGGCGACGTCGAAGCGCTGTGCGCGGTGCAGGACGAAGGCATCGAAGGCGTGATCTGCGGCCGTTCGATCTATGAAGGCACGATCGACCTGGCCTCGGCGCAACTGCGCGCCGACGAGCTGAGCGGCGACCTTGACGTGGAAGACGACGCCGAGGCCTGA
- the hisH gene encoding imidazole glycerol phosphate synthase subunit HisH, with product MNKIVVVDYGMGNLRSVAQALRAVAPEADVRISGLAADIDSADRIVLPGQGAMPDCMRSLRESGVMEALLRAADSKPVLGVCIGEQMLFDGSEEGDAAGLGLLPGKVVRFQLDGQLQDDGSRFKVPQMGWNQVKQTASHALWDGIDDDAYFYFVHSYFAQPQEAAHTVGQTIYGKPFACAVARDNIFATQFHPEKSAAAGLQLYKNFVHWQP from the coding sequence ATGAATAAAATTGTGGTGGTGGATTACGGCATGGGCAACCTGCGCTCGGTGGCGCAGGCGCTGCGCGCGGTGGCGCCGGAAGCGGACGTGCGCATTTCGGGCCTGGCGGCCGACATCGACAGCGCCGACCGCATCGTGCTGCCGGGCCAGGGCGCGATGCCCGACTGCATGCGCAGCCTGCGTGAATCGGGCGTGATGGAAGCGCTGCTGCGCGCGGCCGACAGCAAGCCGGTGCTGGGCGTGTGCATCGGCGAGCAGATGCTGTTCGACGGCAGCGAAGAGGGCGACGCGGCCGGCCTGGGCTTGTTGCCCGGCAAAGTCGTGCGCTTCCAGCTCGACGGCCAGCTGCAGGACGACGGCTCGCGCTTCAAGGTGCCGCAGATGGGCTGGAACCAAGTGAAACAAACGGCGTCACATGCCTTGTGGGACGGCATCGACGACGACGCTTATTTCTACTTTGTGCACAGCTATTTTGCTCAGCCTCAAGAGGCCGCGCACACGGTCGGCCAGACTATCTACGGCAAGCCGTTCGCGTGTGCCGTCGCCCGTGATAATATTTTCGCGACACAGTTCCACCCTGAAAAAAGTGCTGCCGCTGGTTTGCAGCTGTACAAGAACTTCGTTCACTGGCAACCCTGA
- the hisB gene encoding imidazoleglycerol-phosphate dehydratase HisB: MNRTADITRNTNETQVRVAINLDGTGQQQLNTGVPFLDHMLDQIARHGLIDLDITATGDVHIDNHHTVEDVGITLGMAVAKAIGDKKGIRRYGHAYVPLDEALSRVVLDFSGRPGIEYHIPFTRAMIAGFDVDLTLEFFRGFVNHAGVTLHIDNLRGTNAHHQCETVFKAFGRALRMAAELDERAAGIIPSTKGSL, encoded by the coding sequence ATGAACCGCACCGCAGACATCACGCGCAACACCAACGAGACGCAAGTTCGCGTCGCCATCAACCTCGACGGCACCGGCCAGCAACAGCTGAACACGGGCGTGCCCTTCCTCGACCATATGCTGGACCAGATCGCCCGCCACGGCCTGATCGACCTCGATATCACGGCGACGGGCGACGTGCATATCGACAACCACCATACGGTGGAAGACGTCGGCATCACCCTGGGCATGGCGGTGGCCAAGGCCATCGGCGACAAGAAGGGCATCCGCCGCTACGGCCACGCCTATGTGCCGCTGGACGAGGCGCTGTCGCGCGTGGTGCTCGATTTCTCGGGCCGCCCGGGCATCGAATACCATATTCCGTTTACGCGCGCGATGATCGCCGGCTTCGACGTCGACCTGACGCTGGAGTTTTTCCGCGGCTTTGTCAACCATGCGGGCGTGACTCTGCATATCGATAACTTGCGCGGCACCAATGCCCACCACCAGTGCGAAACCGTGTTCAAGGCCTTTGGCCGCGCACTGCGCATGGCTGCCGAGCTCGACGAGCGCGCGGCCGGCATCATTCCGTCGACCAAGGGCAGCCTGTAA
- the hisC gene encoding histidinol-phosphate transaminase: MSFLDQLIQNTVRADVQAIGTYHVPDASGYVKLDAMENPYLLPQHLRDALGVRLAGAVLNRYPPSYASLKTAICAKLGVPAGYDVILGNGSDELISMLAMACAKQGAARRAVLLAPVPAFVMYGRSAQLAGMDFAGVPLNDDFTLDMDAMLAAIELHRPALVFLAYPNNPTGNLYAPADIERIIAALGDTGIAVVDEAYEPFAQHSFMGRLPEFPNLVVMRTVSKLGLAGIRLGYMSAAPALLEQFEKVRPPYNVNILTQAAAEFALDHLDVLNAQAALLNRARDALAGRLAALPGVTVFPSKANFLLIRVADADDVCVKLLAHRVLIKNMSKMHAVLANCLRVSVSTPEENTLFYDAFQASLV; encoded by the coding sequence ATGTCTTTCCTCGATCAGTTAATCCAGAACACGGTACGCGCCGATGTGCAAGCCATCGGCACGTATCACGTGCCCGATGCCAGCGGCTACGTCAAACTCGATGCGATGGAAAACCCGTATCTGCTGCCGCAGCATTTGCGCGACGCGCTGGGCGTGCGCCTGGCTGGCGCCGTGCTGAACCGTTATCCGCCATCGTACGCCAGCCTGAAGACGGCCATCTGCGCCAAGCTGGGCGTGCCTGCCGGTTACGATGTGATCCTGGGCAATGGCTCCGATGAATTGATTTCCATGCTGGCGATGGCCTGCGCGAAACAGGGCGCGGCGCGCCGTGCCGTGCTGCTGGCGCCCGTGCCCGCTTTTGTCATGTATGGGCGCTCGGCGCAGCTGGCCGGCATGGACTTTGCCGGCGTGCCGCTCAATGACGATTTCACGCTCGACATGGACGCCATGCTGGCCGCCATCGAGCTGCACCGCCCGGCGCTGGTATTCCTGGCCTACCCGAACAATCCGACCGGCAATCTGTACGCGCCCGCCGATATCGAACGCATCATTGCCGCCCTCGGCGACACCGGCATCGCGGTGGTCGACGAAGCGTATGAACCGTTCGCGCAGCACAGCTTCATGGGTCGCCTGCCCGAGTTTCCCAACCTGGTGGTGATGCGCACCGTGTCGAAGCTGGGCCTGGCCGGCATCCGCCTGGGCTATATGTCGGCCGCGCCAGCCCTGCTGGAGCAGTTCGAGAAAGTGCGTCCGCCGTATAACGTCAATATCCTGACCCAGGCCGCGGCCGAATTCGCGCTGGACCACCTCGACGTGCTCAATGCCCAGGCCGCCTTGCTGAACCGCGCGCGCGATGCGCTGGCAGGCAGGCTGGCGGCGTTGCCCGGCGTGACGGTATTTCCCTCGAAGGCAAATTTTCTCTTGATTCGTGTGGCTGATGCCGACGATGTTTGCGTAAAACTGCTTGCCCACCGGGTTTTAATCAAAAATATGAGTAAAATGCATGCTGTGCTGGCCAATTGCCTGCGTGTCAGCGTCAGCACCCCCGAAGAAAACACCCTTTTTTACGATGCCTTCCAGGCATCCCTCGTTTAG
- a CDS encoding site-specific DNA-methyltransferase, with amino-acid sequence MISPAPAQDWLNRVWCEDALAGLARIPDGAVDLILTDPPYNLGKDYGNASDQQTVADYLRWTEQWIDTALPKLKANGSLYIFTTWRFSPEIFVMLKQRMAMMNEIIWDRRVPSMGGSVRSFSSVHDTIGFFVKRKDYYFDLDAVRIAYDAATKKARSRSIFIGAKWLEVGYNPKDLWSVSRLHKEHPERADHPTQKPLEIIERMVKASCPPGGVVLDLFMGSGTTALAARRCGRDFVGFELNPDYCAIIEQRLAALELEQNAPAPAPAPAKKKAVSRPAAKKTAARKPRRAAVPEDAAV; translated from the coding sequence ATGATATCGCCGGCGCCGGCGCAGGACTGGCTCAACCGGGTCTGGTGCGAAGACGCGCTGGCCGGGCTGGCCCGCATTCCCGATGGCGCGGTCGACCTGATCCTGACCGACCCGCCGTACAACCTGGGCAAGGACTACGGCAATGCCTCGGACCAGCAGACGGTGGCCGACTACCTGCGCTGGACCGAGCAGTGGATCGATACGGCGCTGCCCAAGCTGAAAGCCAACGGCAGCCTGTATATTTTCACCACCTGGCGCTTTTCGCCCGAGATCTTCGTGATGCTGAAACAGCGCATGGCGATGATGAATGAAATCATCTGGGACCGCCGCGTGCCGTCGATGGGCGGCAGCGTGCGCAGCTTTTCGTCGGTGCACGACACGATCGGCTTTTTCGTCAAGCGCAAGGACTATTACTTCGACCTCGACGCGGTGCGCATCGCGTATGACGCGGCGACCAAAAAAGCCCGTTCGCGCTCGATCTTCATCGGCGCCAAATGGCTGGAAGTGGGCTACAACCCGAAGGATTTGTGGAGCGTGTCGCGGTTGCACAAGGAACACCCGGAGCGGGCCGACCATCCGACCCAGAAGCCGCTGGAAATCATCGAGCGCATGGTGAAGGCCTCGTGCCCGCCCGGTGGCGTGGTGCTCGACCTGTTCATGGGCAGCGGCACCACGGCGCTGGCGGCCAGGCGCTGCGGGCGCGATTTCGTGGGGTTTGAACTGAACCCCGATTACTGCGCCATTATCGAGCAGCGGCTGGCGGCGCTGGAGCTGGAGCAGAATGCACCGGCGCCGGCGCCGGCGCCGGCGAAAAAGAAAGCCGTCAGCCGGCCGGCCGCCAAAAAGACCGCGGCCAGGAAACCCCGCCGCGCCGCCGTGCCGGAAGACGCCGCCGTCTAA
- the hisD gene encoding histidinol dehydrogenase, producing MPIQIRKLDSSQDGFQQSLDTLLAFEAGTDEAIETSVTKILADVKTRGDAAVLEYTNRFDRIPHGGAAEMAAFDISQAELQAALNGLPSAQREALQVAAQRIRVFHERQRDELKGFTYTEADGTVLGQKITPLDRVGIYVPGGKAAYPSSVLMNAIPAQVAGVAEIIMVVPTPDGIKNQMVLAAAAIAGVTRVITIGGAQAVGALAYGTRTIAAVDKIVGPGNAYVAAAKRRVFGIVGIDMIAGPSEILVLCDGTTDPDWVAMDLFSQAEHDELAQAILLCPDADYIARVEESIARLLPTMPRQATISTSLQDRGALIKVRDMDEACAIANSIAAEHLEISAHEPWQWADQIRHAGAMFLGRFSSESLGDYCCGPNHVLPTSRTARFSSPLGVYDFQKRSSIIHVSEAGAQTLGKVAATLAYGEGLQAHARSAELRLKPQ from the coding sequence ATGCCGATACAGATACGCAAGCTCGATTCAAGCCAGGATGGCTTTCAACAGTCGCTCGACACGCTGCTGGCGTTCGAAGCGGGCACCGATGAAGCGATTGAAACGTCGGTCACGAAAATCCTGGCCGACGTGAAAACGCGCGGCGACGCCGCCGTGCTGGAATACACCAACCGTTTCGACCGCATCCCGCATGGCGGCGCGGCCGAAATGGCGGCCTTCGACATCTCGCAAGCCGAGCTGCAGGCGGCCCTGAACGGCTTGCCGTCGGCCCAGCGCGAAGCGCTGCAGGTCGCCGCGCAGCGCATCCGCGTGTTCCACGAACGCCAGCGCGACGAGCTGAAAGGCTTTACCTACACCGAAGCTGACGGCACGGTGCTGGGCCAGAAGATCACGCCGCTGGACCGGGTCGGCATCTATGTGCCGGGCGGCAAGGCCGCCTATCCTTCGTCGGTGCTGATGAACGCGATTCCCGCGCAGGTGGCGGGCGTGGCCGAGATCATCATGGTGGTACCGACGCCGGACGGCATCAAGAACCAGATGGTGCTGGCGGCCGCCGCGATTGCCGGCGTCACGCGCGTGATCACCATCGGTGGCGCGCAGGCGGTCGGCGCGCTGGCGTATGGCACGCGCACGATCGCCGCCGTGGATAAAATCGTCGGCCCCGGCAACGCCTATGTGGCCGCCGCCAAGCGCCGCGTGTTCGGCATCGTCGGCATCGACATGATCGCCGGGCCGTCCGAAATCCTGGTGCTGTGCGACGGCACGACCGACCCGGACTGGGTGGCGATGGACCTGTTTTCGCAGGCCGAGCACGACGAGCTGGCGCAGGCGATCTTGCTGTGCCCGGACGCGGACTATATCGCGCGCGTCGAGGAAAGCATCGCCAGGCTGCTGCCGACCATGCCGCGCCAGGCCACCATCAGCACTTCGCTGCAGGACAGGGGCGCGCTGATCAAGGTGCGCGACATGGACGAAGCGTGCGCGATTGCCAACAGCATCGCGGCGGAACACCTGGAAATCTCGGCGCACGAGCCGTGGCAGTGGGCCGATCAAATCCGCCATGCGGGCGCCATGTTCCTCGGCCGTTTTTCGTCCGAATCGCTGGGCGACTATTGCTGCGGCCCCAATCACGTGCTGCCGACCTCGCGCACGGCGCGTTTTTCCTCGCCGCTGGGCGTGTATGACTTCCAGAAGCGCTCGTCGATCATCCATGTCAGCGAAGCCGGCGCGCAAACCCTGGGCAAGGTCGCCGCCACCCTGGCCTATGGCGAAGGCTTGCAGGCGCACGCGCGCAGCGCCGAACTGCGCTTGAAACCGCAATGA
- the hisG gene encoding ATP phosphoribosyltransferase gives MNGLNNDSQLILALSKGRIFDDTMPLLEAAGIRVLENPETSRKLILPTNDPNVRVIIVRASDVPTYVQYGAADFGVAGKDVLLEHGGEGLYQPIDLNIAACRMSVAVQAGFDYEKAVHQGARLRVATKFVHTAREHFAAKGVHVDLIKLYGSMELAPLVGLSDAIVDLVSTGSTLRANNLVEVEHIMEISSRLVVNQAALKLKRERLQPIIEAFERASQAK, from the coding sequence ATGAATGGTTTGAACAACGACTCGCAGCTGATCCTGGCGCTGTCCAAGGGCCGCATTTTCGACGACACCATGCCGCTGCTGGAAGCGGCCGGCATCCGCGTGCTGGAAAACCCGGAAACCTCGCGCAAGCTGATTTTGCCGACCAACGATCCGAACGTGCGCGTGATCATCGTGCGCGCCAGCGACGTGCCAACCTATGTGCAGTATGGCGCGGCCGACTTCGGCGTCGCCGGCAAGGACGTGCTGCTGGAACACGGCGGCGAAGGCCTGTACCAGCCGATCGACCTGAATATCGCCGCCTGCCGCATGTCGGTCGCGGTGCAGGCCGGCTTCGACTACGAAAAAGCCGTGCACCAGGGCGCGCGCCTGCGGGTGGCCACCAAGTTCGTGCACACGGCGCGCGAGCACTTTGCCGCCAAGGGCGTGCACGTCGACCTGATCAAGCTGTATGGCTCGATGGAACTGGCGCCGCTGGTCGGCCTGTCCGACGCCATCGTCGATCTGGTGAGCACCGGCAGCACCCTGCGCGCGAACAACCTGGTGGAAGTCGAACACATCATGGAAATCTCGTCGCGCCTGGTGGTCAACCAGGCGGCCTTGAAACTCAAGCGCGAGCGCTTGCAGCCGATCATCGAGGCGTTTGAACGCGCCTCGCAAGCCAAGTAA